Proteins encoded within one genomic window of Spirulina major PCC 6313:
- a CDS encoding peroxiredoxin has product MFCLSLLGCGFTAPSAYALGGKQPPIGQPAPDFTLPTNTGDGEISLSDYRGQWVVLYFYPKDFTAGCTLEAKRFQQDLSQYSDRNTQILGVSADDLESHQEFCDSEGLKFPLLADQGGNVSKTYGSWLGFVSLRHTYLIDPDGILRETYLGVRPAVHSAEVLARLDELQA; this is encoded by the coding sequence CCCAGCGCCTACGCCCTCGGCGGCAAACAGCCCCCCATCGGCCAACCCGCTCCCGACTTCACCCTACCCACCAATACCGGCGACGGCGAAATCAGCCTCTCTGACTATCGCGGTCAATGGGTGGTTCTGTACTTCTATCCCAAAGACTTCACCGCTGGCTGCACCCTCGAAGCCAAACGCTTTCAGCAAGACTTGTCGCAATACAGCGATCGCAACACCCAAATTCTGGGCGTGAGTGCCGATGACCTGGAATCACACCAAGAATTCTGCGACAGCGAAGGGCTAAAATTCCCCCTCCTCGCCGATCAAGGCGGCAACGTCAGCAAAACCTACGGCTCTTGGCTCGGCTTCGTCTCCCTGCGCCATACCTACCTCATCGATCCCGACGGTATCCTGCGCGAAACCTATCTCGGTGTCCGTCCCGCCGTTCACAGCGCCGAAGTCCTCGCCCGCCTCGATGAATTGCAAGCCTAA
- a CDS encoding tetratricopeptide repeat protein produces MGWQSRASQGMQAGWAETSEREYRDLVLRAVNGGDYQEAIALLDHLITHYPENAIDYNNRGLMYFRLGRYSEAQADYCRALDLNPRLDSAYNNRANCAVAQGQLADAIADYQIALDFNPGNLHAWINQGITYRDMGLYDLALENFDLVLILGKRLKGRVYGERGRTYHLRGDWNSAIADYQRALDHLSNSFSSRRYGKQVEQWRSELLNPTLTA; encoded by the coding sequence ATGGGTTGGCAATCGCGAGCAAGTCAAGGGATGCAGGCGGGTTGGGCAGAAACTTCTGAGCGTGAATATCGCGATTTAGTGCTGAGGGCGGTGAATGGTGGTGACTATCAAGAAGCGATCGCCTTACTCGATCACCTCATCACCCACTACCCCGAAAATGCGATCGACTATAACAATCGGGGCTTGATGTATTTTCGACTGGGACGCTACAGCGAAGCCCAGGCCGACTATTGCCGCGCCCTTGACCTCAATCCGCGCCTCGACAGTGCCTACAATAACCGGGCCAACTGCGCCGTGGCTCAGGGCCAACTGGCCGATGCGATCGCTGACTATCAAATCGCCCTCGACTTCAACCCCGGTAATCTCCACGCCTGGATCAACCAAGGCATCACCTACCGCGATATGGGCCTCTATGACCTCGCCCTCGAAAACTTTGACCTCGTGCTGATTCTGGGCAAACGCCTCAAAGGCCGAGTCTACGGCGAACGTGGACGCACCTACCATCTGCGGGGGGACTGGAATTCTGCGATCGCCGACTACCAACGCGCCCTCGACCACCTCTCCAACTCCTTCTCCTCCCGCCGCTACGGCAAACAAGTCGAACAGTGGCGCAGCGAACTCCTCAACCCCACCCTCACCGCCTAA
- the ppk1 gene encoding polyphosphate kinase 1: MAKTSSRQSPSTIDFTDPQYYFNRELSWLEFNARVLAEGLDDRTLLLDRLKFLAIFSSNLDEFFMVRVAGLKQQVAADVHKLTPDGHSPSDQLESITQRLRPLLQQQDQTFENHLRTQLASEGVYLVNHVDLNQEQRQYLHDYFDEHISPVLTPLAVDPSHPFPYISNLSLNLAVLVKDPDTNEELFARIKVPRVLSRFVKLPKHLRQAGEVPAVWTGIPIEQVIAHNLDTLFPGMHVQECYPFRITRNADLSVEEDEADDLLLAIEQELRKRRFGGSAVRMEIQASMPDSVRSTLMRALELEDDDVFAFESLLGLNDLMSLAALPLPHLKEPGWTPIVPLRIQRMLEAAEAKHKLDRDDGENIFDLITHGDLLVHHPYHSFRATVQEFITQAAEDPQVLAIKMTLYRTSGDSPIVNALISAAENGKQVVALVELKARFDEENNIQWAKQLERAGVHVVYGLVGLKTHTKITLVVRQEEEHIRRYVHIGTGNYNPKTARLYTDLGLLSRRDDLGADLTDLFNYLTGYSRQKSYRRLLVSPVNLRDRMTALIDREIAHSQAGASGRIVAKMNSLVDPKIIAKLYAASQAGVQIDLIIRGICCLRPGLPGVSDNINVISIVGNLLEHSRIFYFHNQGTEEIYIGSADWMRRNLDRRVEAVTPIDDPTLRADLQEILGIMLADNRQAWELQPDGSYVQRHPPAPDQSRSSQKLLMEMTLHQGGF; encoded by the coding sequence ATGGCTAAAACCTCCTCCCGTCAATCCCCCAGCACCATCGACTTCACCGACCCGCAATACTACTTCAACCGTGAACTCAGTTGGCTGGAATTTAACGCCCGCGTCTTAGCTGAAGGCCTTGACGATCGCACCCTCCTCCTCGATCGCCTCAAATTCCTCGCCATCTTCAGTTCCAACTTGGATGAATTCTTCATGGTGCGCGTCGCCGGACTCAAGCAACAAGTGGCCGCCGACGTTCACAAACTCACCCCCGACGGCCACAGCCCCAGCGACCAACTCGAATCGATCACCCAACGCCTCCGCCCCCTCCTCCAACAACAAGACCAAACCTTTGAAAACCACCTCCGCACCCAACTCGCCAGCGAAGGAGTCTACCTCGTCAACCACGTAGACCTCAACCAAGAACAACGCCAATACCTCCACGACTACTTCGACGAACATATTTCCCCCGTCCTCACCCCCCTCGCCGTTGACCCTAGCCACCCCTTCCCCTACATTTCCAACCTCAGCCTCAACCTCGCCGTCCTCGTCAAAGACCCCGACACCAACGAAGAACTCTTCGCCCGGATCAAAGTCCCCCGCGTCCTCTCCCGCTTCGTCAAACTCCCCAAACACCTCCGCCAAGCCGGAGAAGTCCCCGCCGTCTGGACGGGCATTCCCATCGAACAGGTGATCGCCCACAACCTCGACACCCTCTTCCCTGGGATGCACGTTCAGGAGTGCTACCCTTTCCGCATTACCCGCAACGCCGACCTCTCCGTCGAAGAAGACGAAGCCGACGATTTACTACTCGCCATTGAACAAGAACTGCGCAAACGTCGCTTTGGTGGGTCTGCCGTGCGCATGGAAATCCAAGCCTCCATGCCCGACAGCGTTCGCTCCACCTTAATGCGAGCGTTGGAACTCGAAGATGATGATGTGTTTGCCTTTGAAAGTTTGCTCGGCTTAAATGATTTAATGTCCCTCGCCGCGCTGCCCTTACCCCACCTCAAAGAACCCGGTTGGACTCCCATCGTCCCCCTGCGGATTCAGCGGATGCTCGAAGCCGCCGAAGCCAAACATAAACTCGACCGCGACGATGGCGAAAATATTTTCGACCTGATTACCCATGGGGATTTACTCGTTCATCATCCCTACCATTCTTTTCGCGCTACGGTTCAGGAATTCATCACCCAAGCCGCCGAAGATCCCCAAGTCCTAGCGATCAAGATGACGCTGTATCGCACCTCTGGGGATTCTCCGATTGTGAATGCCCTCATTTCCGCCGCTGAAAATGGGAAACAGGTGGTGGCGCTGGTGGAGTTAAAAGCCCGGTTTGATGAGGAAAACAATATTCAATGGGCGAAACAATTGGAGCGAGCCGGGGTTCACGTTGTCTATGGTCTAGTGGGCTTGAAAACCCATACAAAAATCACCCTCGTTGTTCGCCAAGAGGAAGAACATATTCGCCGCTATGTCCACATCGGCACGGGGAACTACAACCCGAAAACCGCCCGCCTCTATACCGATTTGGGGCTGTTGAGTCGGCGGGATGATTTGGGGGCGGATCTGACGGATTTGTTTAATTATTTGACGGGCTATTCGCGGCAGAAGTCCTATCGGCGGTTGTTGGTGTCGCCGGTGAATTTGCGCGATCGCATGACCGCCCTGATTGACCGCGAAATCGCCCACAGCCAAGCCGGAGCCTCCGGTCGCATCGTCGCCAAAATGAACTCCCTCGTCGATCCGAAAATCATCGCCAAACTCTATGCCGCCTCCCAAGCCGGTGTCCAGATTGACCTGATTATCCGGGGCATTTGCTGCCTGCGTCCCGGCCTCCCTGGTGTGAGCGACAACATCAACGTGATCAGCATCGTCGGCAACCTCCTGGAACATTCCCGGATTTTTTACTTCCACAACCAAGGCACAGAAGAAATCTACATCGGGTCTGCCGATTGGATGCGCCGCAACCTCGATCGCCGCGTCGAAGCCGTCACCCCCATTGATGATCCCACTCTTCGCGCCGACCTCCAGGAAATCCTCGGCATCATGCTCGCCGACAACCGCCAAGCCTGGGAACTCCAGCCCGATGGCTCCTATGTGCAACGCCATCCCCCTGCCCCCGACCAAAGTCGCAGTTCCCAAAAACTACTGATGGAAATGACCCTCCATCAAGGTGGTTTTTAG